From a single Nicotiana tomentosiformis chromosome 2, ASM39032v3, whole genome shotgun sequence genomic region:
- the LOC104096349 gene encoding uncharacterized protein isoform X1 yields the protein MSSICKTKPVEGRRLLNRVLTILTPYIHQPNRSIATVAFEEVRSSPEKPYNFTAFILHGLLGSGRNWRSFSRSLASSLSADGVNWRMVLVDLRNHGKSAEIEGFVPPHDMENAAKDVANLVNSQGWDWPDVVIGHSMGGKVALQYAESCSRGVYGQSARLPKQLWVLDSVPGKVDPEDSSREVEKVMQTLQSLPSSIPSRKWLVDHMLKLGFSKALSEWLGSNLQKSGDQMTWTFNIEAAIEMFNSYREKDYCPLLEHPPKGTEIAIVRAEKSDRWDPETVQKLESLASNGGGESEGKMSYHTLPNSGHWVHVENPRGLLEIITPKLASLV from the exons ATGTCGAGCATTTGCAAAACCAAACCGGTAGAGGGCCGTAGACTCCTGAACCGGGTTTTAACCATTTTGACACCGTATATCCACCAGCCAAACCGTTCCATTGCCACTGTAGCTTTCGAAGAAGTCCGGTCTTCGCCGGAAAAACCTTACAATTTCACAGCTTTTATACTTCACGGCCTCTTAGGTTCCGGTCGTAATTGGCGATCATTCTCCCGATCCCTCGCTTCCTCCCTTTCTGCAG ATGGTGTAAATTGGAGGATGGTTCTTGTGGATTTGAGGAATCATGGGAAGTCAGCTGAAATTGAAGGCTTCGTGCCACCTCATGATATGGAAAACGCTGCTAAAGATGTGGCTAATTTGGTGAATTCACAGGGTTGGGATTGGCCTGATGTTGTCATAGGGCATTCCATGGGTGGCAAGGTCGCCTTGCAGTATGCTGAGAGCTGCTCTCGTGGTGTTTATGGCCAATCAGCTCGATTGCCCAAGCAG CTCTGGGTATTGGATTCTGTCCCTGGAAAGGTGGACCCTGAAGATAGCAGTAGAGAAGTAGAGAAAGTTATGCAAACACTGCAGAGCCTACCTTCATCAATCCCATCTCGAAA ATGGCTGGTGGATCACATGTTGAAACTTGGGTTTTCAAAGGCGTTATCAGAATGGCTGGGAAGCAATCTTCAGAAATCAGGGGATCAGATGACATGGACCTTTAATATTGAAGCTGCTATTGAGATGTTTAATTCTTACAG GGAGAAAGATTATTGCCCTCTGCTGGAGCACCCACCTAAAGGGACAGAGATAGCGATTGTGCGGGCTGAGAAAAGTGATAGGTGGGATCCTGAGACTGTCCAAAAACTCGAAAGCCTTGCCTCCAATGGAGGTGGTGAATCTGAAGGCAAGATGTCGTATCATACCCTTCCCAATTCCGGTCATTGGGTTCATGTCGAGAATCCAAGGGGTCTTCTTGAAATCATAACTCCCAAATTAGCTTCTCTTGTTTAG
- the LOC104096349 gene encoding uncharacterized protein isoform X2 codes for MHSLKTLLFRSISFQYGVNWRMVLVDLRNHGKSAEIEGFVPPHDMENAAKDVANLVNSQGWDWPDVVIGHSMGGKVALQYAESCSRGVYGQSARLPKQLWVLDSVPGKVDPEDSSREVEKVMQTLQSLPSSIPSRKWLVDHMLKLGFSKALSEWLGSNLQKSGDQMTWTFNIEAAIEMFNSYREKDYCPLLEHPPKGTEIAIVRAEKSDRWDPETVQKLESLASNGGGESEGKMSYHTLPNSGHWVHVENPRGLLEIITPKLASLV; via the exons ATGCATTCTCTAAAGACATTATTATTCAGATCAATTTCATTCCAAT ATGGTGTAAATTGGAGGATGGTTCTTGTGGATTTGAGGAATCATGGGAAGTCAGCTGAAATTGAAGGCTTCGTGCCACCTCATGATATGGAAAACGCTGCTAAAGATGTGGCTAATTTGGTGAATTCACAGGGTTGGGATTGGCCTGATGTTGTCATAGGGCATTCCATGGGTGGCAAGGTCGCCTTGCAGTATGCTGAGAGCTGCTCTCGTGGTGTTTATGGCCAATCAGCTCGATTGCCCAAGCAG CTCTGGGTATTGGATTCTGTCCCTGGAAAGGTGGACCCTGAAGATAGCAGTAGAGAAGTAGAGAAAGTTATGCAAACACTGCAGAGCCTACCTTCATCAATCCCATCTCGAAA ATGGCTGGTGGATCACATGTTGAAACTTGGGTTTTCAAAGGCGTTATCAGAATGGCTGGGAAGCAATCTTCAGAAATCAGGGGATCAGATGACATGGACCTTTAATATTGAAGCTGCTATTGAGATGTTTAATTCTTACAG GGAGAAAGATTATTGCCCTCTGCTGGAGCACCCACCTAAAGGGACAGAGATAGCGATTGTGCGGGCTGAGAAAAGTGATAGGTGGGATCCTGAGACTGTCCAAAAACTCGAAAGCCTTGCCTCCAATGGAGGTGGTGAATCTGAAGGCAAGATGTCGTATCATACCCTTCCCAATTCCGGTCATTGGGTTCATGTCGAGAATCCAAGGGGTCTTCTTGAAATCATAACTCCCAAATTAGCTTCTCTTGTTTAG